The Plasmodium knowlesi strain H genome assembly, chromosome: 14 region gcatTGCAAATAATGTGGAATTTCATTTGCCTGTCCCGGCTGATGTAGATTCTCCACATTTTCAAACCTATATAGGaactgtaaaatattaccCAGATAAAGATATCCTtatatggaaaataaaacaattcCAGGGACAAAAAGAATACATTATGAATGCCCAGTTTGGATTACCTTCCATTGTGTCCAATGAAAATAAGGACGTATATTACAAGAGGCCTGTAAATGTCAAGTTCGAAATACCTTATTTCACCGTTTCAGGCATTACAGTACGATATCTGAAAATTATTGAGAAAAGCGGCTATCAGGCTTTGCCCTGGGTCAGATACATCACGCAGAACGGCGATTATCAGGTTAGAATTTCCTGATGTCCCTTTGAGAGAACATTTGAAATATCAGCGGTAAATTCTGTAggaatgttttttcttcccatttttgttgcccttttttgtttcctctattttgcttttcctattttggtttcctttttttttttttttttttttttttttttttttgcccaagTGTGAGTGAGGGTGGATAACCCATTCGTAACCTGAACAAGTGCGTATACTTTTCGCCTTGCCAGATTCCCTTCGCTGCATTATCAGTTGTGATTGATATCCCCTTGGATGGCGTAAAAATGTCTGGgctaaaaggggggaagcaGCGAGGGGAACATCCCATGAGAAGGAGGGATCCTCCCCCCCAACGTTCGCACGACGAGTGTGTAATGTCATGTGTAACTCCGTATTGCATTTCAACGCAGTGCCTTTTTGTAAATTCCCCATGTCCACATACGATGTGTATATGTGAGCACACCAGTAAAAATTTCATCAGATGGAAAAGGCATATTCAATTTAATAACAGGAaggtacactttttttttttttttttttttttttttgcgcacaTTACACTCATTCAATCCCCCCATCCGCAACacagaataaaatttttccagTGATCAAATCTGTTTGTTATTTCGTTTATTGCTACCCATTCGAACTGgttaatgtatatatgttttttcctaGTCACTCATATGTAAACATGACAGCTCCAAGtggcctcttttttttttcttccccccctcacTGTTAAGACGGGCTCATTcgttggaaaaaagaaaagaaagaaaaaaaaaaacagtgcaTATTCGCCATAAGGAACCAATTTTTTCTGGTACcaagttttattttatttttctgtggaaatattttataaaatgatctctcttctttccttcggAGGGGCTATCGCACAGAGTAGACACGCTGGAGGGTTACAGGAGAATCTATTGAAGAGCGCCCCGTTTTGCGGATCACTTGATCAGCGTCACCCCGTCTGTTACGTTGCAGTTCCCCACGAATAGGACAAAGTCGCTAAAACTATATTATGCACTATAAAAAATCAAAgtctttaaaattttcacgcTTAATGCAATGCGTATAGGTAAGAAGGAGTATAGtgtgggaaaaagaaaaaaaaaaaaatgcgtacaTCTGTATGGGGAAGAGAGGCAAATATTCGCTTTATACGATTGGCATGCACGCCCATATATCgctaggaaaaaaaaaaaaaaagaacaacacCCGCGTCATCTACCCCATGCGAGACTTCTACTCCAACGCACATGTCGAAATACTGGCGCGTTAactggcaattttttttttgttgcctaACTTTTACAACTCGCCTCTTGCACCGTCCATGTGCACCCCTACATGGCATCGATCTGTGTAAACCTCGAAGCCAAGGTGGCGAGCAGTACGTGTGAATCCCCTAATTGTACACCATATATTTTCCCGTGGCCGAGAATTGTTTGCAACCATGTATGACTTTGTTTATTGCAAGCAGAAGGTCCTTCTCGGTGATGGTTTTTCTTCTGGCTCTGATAGCAAACATGCCTGCTTCTGTGCAGACACTTCTAATGTCGGAACCGGTGCTGTTGGGGCATAGTCTAGCCAGAAGCTCAAATCTAACATCTCTACTCATATTCATAGTATTTGCGTGAATCTTAAAAATGTGGGTTCTGCCTTCAAGGTCAGGTAAACTGAATTCTATCTTTCTATCGATTCTACCAGGTCTAACTAATGCACTATCTAAGGTGTCGGGCCTGTTCGTAGCCATTAGTACCTTGATATTACCTCGGTTATCGAATCCATCTAGCTGATTTACAATTTCTAACATGGTTCTTTGTACTTCATGATCCCCATGTGCACTTTCGTCTCCTCTGGAACCTCCTATTGCATCTACTTCATCAATAAATAGGATACATGCCTTTTTCGACTTAGCCATTTGAAATAATTCTCTCACCATTCTAGCACCTTCACCTACATATTTCTGCACAAGTTCGGAACCAATAACACATATGAAACAGGCATCTGTTCGATTGGCGATAGCTCTAGCGGTTAGGGTTTTACCCGTACCTGGGGGACCATACAGTAGAACCCCCTTGGGTGGATCTATTCCTAATGTTACAAATCTTTCTGGTTGTAGCAAAGGCATTTCTACCACTTCTCTTAACCTTTCTAACTGTTCTTTGCACCCACCAATATCGTTGTAAGTAATATCAGGCTTCTCTTCCACCGTCATCATAGTGACTGTAGGATCTATCTTTGGAGGTAGCAAAATTTGAATTTTGTATTTAGTTCTATCTACCCCTACtctcattccttcttctatATCACTTGGTGCAACCTTATCTCCTAATCCTACCACAAATTTCGCTATTTGTTTAACGTTAATAATGTACTTTGTTTGATCTGTGTCACCATTGATGATTTTTGTACATCTAGCTACTTGCAGTGGCTGTTCTTCATTCAGCATCTGTTTATCTAACTGCAGATCCCATTGGTTCGGTAGACATAAACCCGTGTCACTTTCTCTCACTCCGCAGAGCTTGTTAATGTTAGATACTAACCCGCTTATGTCGGATTCAACTTTCTTGATGGTCGTTGAATACGGTCCAGATCCCTGCAGTGGATATCATGCATAGGAGGGGGTTGGAATGTTTGAGGGAGGTTATCATCATGCACCTTCACATTGAATCATGCTGATTCGTGATTGGGAAAAGGTGTAAGGCAGTGTAAGTGGTTGACACACTAGGCAGTCACAGAATTATCGTAGGCCTGCAGAGATGGCGAAGTCGGAGGATAAATTCTTTCCACTTTGTGCTCTGCTTTTTCTTACGTAAGATTTCAGGATGTTTATATCTTCATCATCCAAAGGTTTGGACTGTGTGGGTGCGTCCTCATCCATTGTTGATTCAGCAGGGACATACACAGAGCGCGGAAGGTACGAATTCTACTTAAGTAGCAAATCGTGTCAGTTCTTTGAAGCGTTTTggaatattccttttttttttttttttttttttttttcttatcaaaGTTAtaaataagttttttttattttattttttcttacaatATTCCTTACTATTTGTTGATTTGGATCCATTCGATGGGACTGTATACCAGTGAACGCCGAACTGgaatgtatatttttatcttaTTCTCTTTAGCAAATCGCGAGCAAATAATACGTACACGTGGCACAAATGACATGTCCGGATTCGCCCTGCCTCACATACACGCCATGCCACACGAAGCAGTTAAGCGGTTCATGGAAACCTTTAGCCGAAGGcaaatgatattttttctttgcgcaCACGGAAAGGTAAACTTGCCAACAAGATGATtaaactgaaaaaaagggatatcCTTCGTACAAGGAGAAGTCTGCTTAATTTGTGTAAACTTGTACAAACTGATAAAGAgcggaaaaaagtgaaatcaattagaaaaattattttctttaccGTGTTTGGTGCCACTTTCACtgccgcttttttttttttttttttttttttttttttttttttttgttccaatTTGTATTTATGACTACTTGcattgttttaaaaattaaggggGACAAAAAGTAAATCATTCATTTGGTGTTCCATATgaagagggggggaggaaaaaataaaataattgtaAACACCGGGTGGTAATAGCAGGTGTGTTGAACTGCAAATTTTAAATCACAAACTGCAAATTACGAATTACAAGTGAGTTTACACCGTTTTGGTtcatttgaaatttttttttttttttttttttattcctttatgATGGGAATAATCGATGTAATggcaaaggagaagggaacaGCTGACACTGCAGGAACTGaggtgtacacatataagtGTCTGTATGGCTCGGAAAGAAACGCATACAGGGTAGGGGGTGATATGCCAAC contains the following coding sequences:
- a CDS encoding 26S protease regulatory subunit 7, putative, producing MDEDAPTQSKPLDDEDINILKSYGSGPYSTTIKKVESDISGLVSNINKLCGVRESDTGLCLPNQWDLQLDKQMLNEEQPLQVARCTKIINGDTDQTKYIINVKQIAKFVVGLGDKVAPSDIEEGMRVGVDRTKYKIQILLPPKIDPTVTMMTVEEKPDITYNDIGGCKEQLERLREVVEMPLLQPERFVTLGIDPPKGVLLYGPPGTGKTLTARAIANRTDACFICVIGSELVQKYVGEGARMVRELFQMAKSKKACILFIDEVDAIGGSRGDESAHGDHEVQRTMLEIVNQLDGFDNRGNIKVLMATNRPDTLDSALVRPGRIDRKIEFSLPDLEGRTHIFKIHANTMNMSRDVRFELLARLCPNSTGSDIRSVCTEAGMFAIRARRKTITEKDLLLAINKVIHGCKQFSATGKYMVYN